One window of the Cryptomeria japonica chromosome 7, Sugi_1.0, whole genome shotgun sequence genome contains the following:
- the LOC131074590 gene encoding receptor-like protein 9DC3 yields the protein MVLLESLDLSHNRLSRIIPIELVKLTFLSELNLSYNYLTGEIPQGGQFFTFEASSFSNNSDVCGLPLNEPCCDFDELTKPCLPSPPTTPKVNKTDEEENVDTSDIEENMWWRVAVGLSFAFAFNLVIGVLCLPTTLGSRTLGSELQVASDEWGKAISTMHGLRRLQMSNCMLSGLIPPSLANLTSLHHLQLDGNSFFSSIPARLHNLSNLVSLKLSSCELNGSIPSDLLTLPNLQEVDLSANLDLRGKLSSILPPHSARLNNIVLTTTRVGGAIPDSFANISSLTLLDLSDFFVQGQLPPTIANLTGLVMLDISNNMLRGSIPFFGAKHPLGTFPLAYIDLSYNQLEGNILSMLFGAFGKLRYVHLRQNLLTGAIPSPDMNLTSLTWLDLSYNKLNGTISSLANSKSLVLLDLSNNLLSGKIPASVNQLLFLETLDLRNNLLTDAIPNNISNLS from the exons ATGGTTCTGCTAGAGTCTCTTGACCTTTCGCATAACCGACTGTCTAGAATTATTCCTATAGAGTTGGTGAAGCTCACATTCCTAAGTGAGTTAAATCTATCGTACAATTATCTCACAGGAGAGATACCACAGGGCGGGCAGTTCTTTACATTTGAAGCTTCATCCTTCTCAAATAATTCAGATGTATGCGGCCTCCCACTGAACGAGCCTTGTTGCGACTTTGATGAGCTTACTAAGCCCTGTCTACCAAGCCCTCCTACAACACCGAAGGTCAATAAAACTGACGAAGAAGAGAACGTTGATACAAGTGATATAGAAGAAAATATGTGGTGGCGAGTGGCAGTGGGACTgagctttgcatttgcatttaatcTTGTTATTGGAGTGTTGTGTCTTCCCACAACATTGGGCAGCAG AACGCTTGGATCTGAGCTGCAAGTGGCAAGCGATGAATGGGGCAAAGCTATTTCCACCATGCACGGTCTCAGGCGTCTTCAAATGTCCAACTGTATGCTCTCTGGCCTTATTCCTCCTTCCCTTGCGAATCTTACCAGTCTACATCATCTCCAACTTGATGGCAATTCCTTCTTCTCGTCCATACCTGCTCGCTTACACAACCTTTCCAACCTGGTTTCTCTAAAGCTTAGCAGCTGCGAGCTCAATGGTTCCATCCCTTCTGATCTGTTGACCCTTCCGAACCTGCAAGAAGTTGACTTGTCTGCCAATCTGGACTTGAGAGGGAAACTTTCAAGCATTCTACCGCCACACTCTGCGAGGCTAAACAACATTGTTCTTACTACAACGAGAGTAGGAGGAGCTATTCCAGATTCATTTGCGAACATCTCCTCGTTAACTCTCTTGGATCTCTCGGATTTCTTTGTCCAAGGTCAGCTTCCTCCCACCATTGCTAATCTTACAGGACTTGTAATGTTGGATATCTCAAATAACATGTTAAGAGGAAGTATACCATTCTTTGGCGCTAAGCACCCATTAGGAACATTTCCTTTAGCCTATATCGATCTTTCATACAATCAGTTGGAGGGCAACATACTCTCCATGTTGTTTGGTGCATTTGGGAAGCTCCGTTATGTTCACTTGAGGCAGAACCTATTAACCGGTGCCATTCCATCGCCTGACATGAATCTTACCTCCCTCACATGGCTTGACCTGAGCTACAATAAACTGAATGGCACAATTTCTTCCTTGGCCAACAGTAAATCCCTTGTTCTGCTTGATCTGAGTAACAACCTCTTGAGTGGCAAAATCCCGGCTTCCGTTAATCAACTACTTTTTCTTGAGACGCTTGATCTAAGAAACAACCTGTTAACAGATGCCATACCTAACAACATCtcaaatctatcttaa